From the genome of Acidobacteriota bacterium:
CGGGCTATGTTGCGAGGAAATTCACGGGAAACCGGTCGGTTCTGCCCTTGCTTCCCGCCGCCTACTGGAACCGTTTGAGGATTCTGGGGCGCGCCAGGCGCTACGACTGCGTGGTGCTGGAAAAGGAGGCCTTCCCCTTCTTTCCGGCGGCCCTGGAATTCGCCGGCGGCCTTGGCGGGTTGCGCTATGCGGTGGATTACGACGATGCGGTTTTCCATCGCTATGAGCGGCATCCGCGTGCGGTTGTAAGGGCTTTATTGGGTGGGAAGATTTCGGGCATCATGGCGCGGGCTTCGAAGGTGATCGTGGGGAGCGACTATTTGTATCAATATGCAAGCCGGTTCCACCCCGACGTGCGCTTTATTCCCACGGTAATCGACCTCGGGTTGTACCCGTCCGCACCCCCGCGCAAAAGCTCCGGCTCGCCCTTCATCATAGGCTGGATAGGATCCCAGGCGACCACCGGGTATCTCAGGGAGGTGGAGGATGCGCTCGATCTGTTCTGCTCCCGGCATGACGCCCAGGTCTGGATGATCGGGGGAAGACGGATACCGCTAGCCATCCGCAATCTCCGGTGGGTTCCGTGGTCCGGCGAGTCCGAAGTCCTGAATCTTTCCCAGATCGATGTCGGGATCATGCCTCTTCCCTCCGGGCGCTGGGAGGCGGGCAAGTGTGCGTTCAAGCTCATTCAATACATGGCGTGCTGGAAACCCGTCATCGCCTCGGCCGTCGGGGAGAACCGGCGGGTCATCGAGAACGGGCAGGAAGGATACCTGGCCTCGGGAGACGGGGAGTGGCTCGAAGCGCTCGAAAGGCTCATCTCGTCCCCGCGCCTGTGCGCCGACATGGGGGCGCGGGGGCGGGCCAAGGTCGAGACCACCTATTGTCTCGATGTTGCGGTTCCGAGGATGATGGAGGTGCTGCGATCCATCGCACAATAGAAGGCCGGTGCACAGGGAAAGAGGAATTGCGGTATCCGGGCGTGGCGAACCGGCGTGCCTTCCGTCTTGTCCACGTCATGACCGTGGCCAAATCGCTGGGCTTCCTGCGGGGACAGATCGGTTTCATGAAGGAGCGCGGCGTGGAGGTCAGCGCGATCGCGTCTCCCGACGACGGGCTGGAAGCGTTTGGAAGGCTCGAAGGCATTCGGACGTACGCGGTCGAAATGCCGCGCAGGATCACGCCGGTCAGGGACGTGGTTGCGCTCGCGCGGCTCTGGCGCAGACTCCGCCGCCTGCGGCCCGACATCGTCCACGCGCACACCCCGAAAGGGGGATTGCTGGGAACGGTCGCCGCCGCACTTGCAGGCGTGCGCATAAGGATCTATCATATCCACGGCCTTCCCCTGCTGACGGCGAAAGGATATAGAAAGAGTCTGCTCCGGTGGAGCGAAGCGGCCGCCTGCCGGTTTGCCACCGAGGTGTGGTGCGTCAGTTTTTCGGTGCGCGATGAGGCCGTGCGCGAGGGACTCTGTCCCTCGGCGAAAATCAGGGTGCTGCGGAGCGGGAGCATCAACGGGGTGGATAGCCGGGGGTACTTCAATCCCGGCAGGTTCGGCGAAACGGACAGGCTGGAGGTTCGGAGGCGTTTCGGGATAGATCCCGGGGCGCCCGTGGTCGGATTTGTGGGGCGCGTCGTCCGGGATAAAGGGGTGCGCGAACTCGTGAAGGCATGGAAGATGGTTCGGAGCGCCATCCCGAACGCACGGTTGCTGGTGATCGGTGAGTTCGAGGAGCAGGACAGTCCGGGCCGGGACACGATCGAGGCCATGGAAAGTGATCGAAGTCTATGCCTGGTAGGAAAGGTCACGAGCGGCATGGCGCCCTTCTACGCGGCTATGGATCTGCTCGCGCTCCCCACCTACCGGGAGGGGTTCCCGGTCACGGCCATGGAAGCGGGCTCGATGGGGTTGCCCGTCGTGGCGACACGGGTGCCCGGCTGCGTGGATGGGGTCGAGGATGGAGTGACGGGGACCCTGGTGCCCGTGCGCGACGCGGAGGCACTTGCGGGCGCGCTTGAGCGGTACCTTCTGGACGAAGAATTGAGAAGGGAACATGGCGCTGCGGGGCGCGCGAGGATGACGCGCGATTTCGGCCAGGCCGAGATGTGGAACGAGGTCCATGCGCAATATGAACGTCTGTTGCAGAGGTCGGACTCGGGAGGGACGACGGTGTGCGAGTGAGTAAGCGGATATTCGACCTCGCCTTGGTGGTTCCCGCGCTCGTGGTTCTGTCGCCGTTGCTTTTGGCCCTGATGGTATTGAGCCGGGTGCTGCTGGGGCGGCCGGTGTTTTACCGTCAGGCGAGGCCGGGCCTGGATGGAAAGCCATTTTATATCTATAAATTCCGGACGATGACGGACGCCCGGAACCCCGACGGCGGGTTGTTACCCGACCGGGAGCGGCTGACGCGGTTCGGCCGGTTTTTGCGCAGCAGCAGCCTCGACGAGCTGCCGGAACTCTGGAACATCCTCAGGGGGGAGATGAGCTGGGTGGGGCCGCGGCCGCTGCTCGTGAAGTACCTGCCGCGCTATTCGGCGGAGCAGGCGCGGCGGCACGAGGTGAAGCCGGGGCTGACGGGGTGGGCGCAGGTCAATGGCCGCAACGCCATCGGCTGGGAGGAGCGGCTCAGGCTCGACGTCTGGTACGTCGATCACCGGTCGCTGGCTTTGGACGCGAAAATCCTGTTTTTGACCGTCTGGAAGGCCCTGCGGCGCGACGGCATCCAGCAGGAAGGGTACGCGACGATGCCGGAGTTCCTGGGATCGGAGCCGCCGCAGAAGGCGCGGCCGGGTTGACAGAGTGTGACCGCGCGCACAGTTGCTTCCTCGCTTCTATAATATAAACTTTAACAAATGGAAAGCCTCATGAGCCAGACTGTCGGCCGTCCGCGCATCTACCTGTCGCCCCCCAACCTGGACGGGCGGGAAAAGGAACTGATGCTCGCGGCCTTCGATTCGAACTGGATCACCACCATGGGGCCCCAGGTCGAGCTGTTCGAGCGGGAGATGTGCCTCGAGCTCGGAGTCGGGCACGCCGTGGCGCTCTCGAGCGGCACGGCCGGGCTGCACCTCGCGCTCATGATCCTGGGGGTCGGGCCCGGGGACGAGGTGATGTGCGCCGACCTGACCTTCGCGGCCAGCGTCAACGCCGTCAAGTACTGCGGCGCCCACCCCGTGCTCATCGACGCCGACCCGGCGACGTGGAACCTCGACCCCGGCCTCGTCGAGGACGAACTCCGCCGGCGGGCGCGCGCGGGGGACTCGATGCCCCGGGCGATCATGGCGGTCGACCTGTACGGGCAGTGCGCCGATTACGACGCCATCCTCGCCGTCGCCGGCCGGTACGGCGTCCCCGTCGTCGAGGACGCCGCGGAGGCGCTGGGGGCGGAGATGCGCGGCAGGCGGGCCGGGGCGTTCGGCGCGATGGGCGTCCTCTCCTTCAACGGGAACAAGATCATCACCACCTCGGGCGGGGGGATGCTGGTCTCCGACGACGGGGCCTGCATCGAGCGGGCGCGCTACCTGGCGACCCAGGCGCGGGAGCCGGTGGTCCACTACCAGCACTCGGAAGTCGGGTACAACTACCGGCTGAGCAACATCCTGGCCGGCATCGGGCGGGGGCAGCTGGAGCGGCTCGGGGAAAAGGTCGATAAGAAGCGGGAGGTGAACCGGTACTACCGGGAGGCGCTCGGGCATCTCCCCGGGATCCGGTTCATGCCGGAGGCCCCTTACGGAAAATCGAACTGCTGGCTCACCGTCATCCTGATCGACCCGGACGCGTTCGGGACGGACCGGGAGGGGGTGCGGCTCGCGCTCGAGCGGGAGAACATCGAGTCGCGCCCCGTATGGAAGCCGATGCACCTGCAGCCCGCCTTCCGCGACTGCCGTTTCCTGGGCGGCGGCGTTGGGGAGGGCTTTTTCGAGCGGGGACTCTGCCTCCCCTCGGGAACCCGGTTGGAAGAGGGCGACCTCGAGCGGATCGTCGGGATCGTCGCCGGCGCCTGCGGGGTCCGTCCATGACTTCCGGAGAGCGGAATATGCGGGAAAAGGTCGCTGAAATCCTGTCGACCCTCCTCGGGAGGGAGATCGCCCCGGGGGAGGAATGTTCCATGGAGAGTGAGAGAGCCTGGGATTCCATGAAGCATATCGAGATCATCCTGACGGTCGAGGAGGAGACGGGCGTTTCGTTCGAGGCGGAGGAGATCCCGAAACTGACGAGCATGGCCCGGATCGTGGCCCGGCTCGAGGACGGCGGGCAAGCGTGAAGGGAATGATGAGGCACCTGTTTGCCGAGGAATTGAGGCGGCTCCAGCTGCTCCGGCAGGCCCCGGATCCCGGGGCGGAGGCGGTACGGATCGCCGTCTACCGCAACCACGCCTTCGAAACGGTGGCCTCCGTGCTCGATCCCTTTCTCGCCTTTTCCGGCCTCCGGGCCGAAACCTCCTGCAGCGGCTACGACGACACCTTCGGCTTCGGGCGTGTGTTCGACGCCGATCTGAACCTGATATGGGTCGACGCCGCGCGCTACCGGGCGATCGACCTGGGAGAGTGGCTCGGGGAGCGCGCCGCGGCCCTGCGCGAGCGGAGCCCGGCGCCGATCCTGCTCCTGGTCGCCGGCGGCGCGGATCGGCGGGCGACGGAGGGCGTTCCGGACCTGTGGGATTTCGCGGTGGAGGACCTGCTCCCCCCCGGCGGGGGCGGAATCTACGACCCCGCCCGGGAAGCGGCCACCGGCACCCGGCTGTCGGGCAGGGCGTGCCTCGAGGTGGCCCGAGCCCTCGGCCTGCGCCTCATCCCCGCCGTGCTGCGCCCGGCGCTGAAGGCCGTCGTCCTCGACCTGGACCAGACCCTGTACGAGGGGGTCCTGGGGGAGGACGGGCCGGAGGGGGTCCGGTTGACGGCGGCGCATGCGGAGCTGCAGCGGCATGTCCGGGGGCTGAAGGAGGAGGGCTTTCTTCTCGCCGTCGCTTCCCGGAACGAGGAGGAGGATGTCCGGCGGCTTTTCGAGCGGCGTCCCGATTTCGGGTTGAGGTGGGACGATTTCGCCGCCGTGAGGATCAACTGGAAGGACAAGGCGGAAAACCTGGCGGAGCTGGCGTCGGAGCTGCATATCGGCGCCGACGCCATGCTCTTCGTCGACGACAATCCCGCCGAGATCCTGAACGCCGAGGCCTCGGGGCTGGGGGTGCGCACCCTGCTGGCGGGCGATCCCGCCGACACCCTGCGGATGCTCCGCTTTTACCCGGGCCTGCTGCGCCTGAGGACTTCGTCCGAAGACGGGCTCCGGACCGCGGATATCCGGGCCAACCGGGAGCGGACGGCGCTCGGCGAAACCCTGGCCCCCCGGGACTACTTCGCCCGGCTGCGGATCCGGCTGCAGTTCGGCCTGGACGACGAAAGCATGGCGCCCCGGGTCGCCGAACTGGCCGGCAAGACCAACCAGTTCATCCTCGGCTACCGCCGGTATACGGAGGCGGAGGTCCGGCGGTTGATGGGGGCGGGCGACGGCTGCGTGGTTACCGTGCGCATGTCCGACCGCCTCTCCGAAAGCGGCATGATCGCCCTCCTGGCGGCTCGCGCCGAAGGGGAGAGGCTCCTGTGCGAGGAACTGGCCGTCAGCTGCCGCGCCCTGGGGAGACACCTGGAGAACGTCATGCTGCCCGAGATGATGCGCCTGGCGGCCGCGCACCTGGGGACGGGGAAAGGGGCCCTTGTCGCCTACCGCCGGGGGGAACGGAACGGGCCGGCCCTCGAGTGGCTCCGCTCCCTGACGGGGGACGCGCTCGTGGCCGATGAAGGCCGGGTGCCCTGGGCGGTCCCTGGGAGGGTCGATCTGGAGGGCCTGGAGACGGAGGTGCGCCGGTGGGCAAAACGGTAACGTTCCGGCATGCCGGGATCACGGGCATCTCCTCCGTCTACGGTGCGAGGAGGATCTCCATCGACGACGAGGCCGGTTACTATGAAAGCGGCGAACAGCTCGAGCGCCTGAAACGGACGATCGGTTTCGACCGGCGCTGGGTGGTGGACGGTCCGGTCACCGCCGCCGACCTCTGCCTCGAAGCCGCCCGCGCGCTGATGGCGGGATGCCGCCTGTCGGCGGCCGATTTCGACGCCGTCGTTTTCGTCACCCAGACCCCCGATTACGGCATGCCCGGGAACGCCCACGTCGTGCACCGGGCGCTTTCGTTGCCGCGATCGTGCATCGCCTTCGACCTGGTCTACGGCTGTTCCGGGTACGTCAAGGGGCTGCTGCAGGCCTTCATGCTGGCGGAGCAGGGATTCCGGCGGGTTCTGCTGCTGACGGGCGACACCCTGAGCCGTATCATCGACGTCCGGAACCGGGCGGACGCCCCCGTCTTCGGGGACGCCGGCTGTGCCACCGTCGTCGAGCGCTGCGAAGGGGAGCGCCCCTCTTGGTTCCGCCTCTATTCCGACGGCGGCGGGCTGGAAATCATGTGGCAGCAGGCGGGGGCCTACCGCCACCCCTCCTCGGAGGAGACCCGGAGGGAAATGGTCGACGAGAAGGGGAACGTGCGCCGCCTGGAAGATTTCTGCATGAAGGGTTTCGAGGTGTTCAACTTCACCCTCACCGAGCAGCCCAGACTGCTCCGGGAGATCCTCGAGGTTTCGGGGTGCGCGGCGGAAGAGGTCGATTATTTCGTGTTCCACCAGGCCAACCGGTACATCATCGAGACGATAGCGAAGAAGTCGGGCATCCCGCTGGAAAAGGCGCCGCGGCGGACTTTTTCGGAATTCGGCAACCAGAGTTCGGCCTCCATCCCCTTCACGATCTCCAACGAGCTGTCCGAACAGATCGGGGGAAAGGGGGCGCGGGTCGTGCTGCAGGGGTACGGCATAGGGTTGTCCTGGGGCGCGTGCCTGCTCGACCTCGGGCGGGTGAGGGTCCTGAAACCGCGGGTCTACGGAGCGGGGGAACCCGATGAGTAAAGCGCTCCTGAACCACGTGCGGGTCCGTGGGATCAAGACGATCGTACCCGACCGGTTCATCGACATCGACGACGAGATCGAGTATTTCGGCAACAACGTCCGGCAGCTCGAGCGGGCGAAGAAGATGGTGGGTTTCGGGCGCCGCCCCGTCGTTCCCGAAGGGGTCACCGTGGTCGACCTGTGCGAAAGGGCGGCGTCCGACCTGCTCGGGGAGCTCGGGACCGACAGGGGGGGGATCGACGCCCTCATCCTGGTCAACCAGAGCCCCGACTATATCTTTCCGGCTTCTTCCTATATCCTGCACGACCGCCTCGGGCTCGGCGAGGAGTGCGCGGTGTTCGACGTGGGGCTCGGTTGCTCGGGCTACGTCTACGGCCTCTGGCTCGCCCACTCCCTCATCGCCTCCGGCGCGTCGACGCGGGTGCTCCTCGTGGCCGGGGATGCCGCCAGCACCCATGCGGACCCGCGCAACCGGCTCTACTACCCGCTCTTCGGCGACGCGGCCTCGGCCACCCTGCTCGAGCACGAACCGGGGGACAACCCCGCCTGGTTCGCCCTGGGGGCCAGGGGGGCAGGGTGGGACAAAATTGTCGCCCCGGCCGGGGGGCGCCGCCTGCCGATCCGCAAGGACATGTGCGACGTCGAGGTGCGGGACGCGGCCGGCAACGTCTGGCACCCCTGGGACGGCATCATCCGTGGAATGGACGTCTTCAACTTCACGATGGAGGTCGCCCCGGCGAACATCCGCGAACTCCTCCTCTTCGCCGGAATCGGGATGGAGGAGATCGATTTTTTCGCGCTGCACCAGGCCAACCGGCAGATCGTGGAGGCGATCGCGGCCAAGACGGGCATCCCGAAGGAGAAGACGACGTGGGAGACCTTTTCCCGGTAC
Proteins encoded in this window:
- a CDS encoding glycosyltransferase family 4 protein codes for the protein MKALFLSRYDSDGASSRYRLLQYLPALRAQGIECDHQPFFPAGYVARKFTGNRSVLPLLPAAYWNRLRILGRARRYDCVVLEKEAFPFFPAALEFAGGLGGLRYAVDYDDAVFHRYERHPRAVVRALLGGKISGIMARASKVIVGSDYLYQYASRFHPDVRFIPTVIDLGLYPSAPPRKSSGSPFIIGWIGSQATTGYLREVEDALDLFCSRHDAQVWMIGGRRIPLAIRNLRWVPWSGESEVLNLSQIDVGIMPLPSGRWEAGKCAFKLIQYMACWKPVIASAVGENRRVIENGQEGYLASGDGEWLEALERLISSPRLCADMGARGRAKVETTYCLDVAVPRMMEVLRSIAQ
- a CDS encoding glycosyltransferase family 4 protein, which translates into the protein MANRRAFRLVHVMTVAKSLGFLRGQIGFMKERGVEVSAIASPDDGLEAFGRLEGIRTYAVEMPRRITPVRDVVALARLWRRLRRLRPDIVHAHTPKGGLLGTVAAALAGVRIRIYHIHGLPLLTAKGYRKSLLRWSEAAACRFATEVWCVSFSVRDEAVREGLCPSAKIRVLRSGSINGVDSRGYFNPGRFGETDRLEVRRRFGIDPGAPVVGFVGRVVRDKGVRELVKAWKMVRSAIPNARLLVIGEFEEQDSPGRDTIEAMESDRSLCLVGKVTSGMAPFYAAMDLLALPTYREGFPVTAMEAGSMGLPVVATRVPGCVDGVEDGVTGTLVPVRDAEALAGALERYLLDEELRREHGAAGRARMTRDFGQAEMWNEVHAQYERLLQRSDSGGTTVCE
- a CDS encoding sugar transferase; this encodes MSKRIFDLALVVPALVVLSPLLLALMVLSRVLLGRPVFYRQARPGLDGKPFYIYKFRTMTDARNPDGGLLPDRERLTRFGRFLRSSSLDELPELWNILRGEMSWVGPRPLLVKYLPRYSAEQARRHEVKPGLTGWAQVNGRNAIGWEERLRLDVWYVDHRSLALDAKILFLTVWKALRRDGIQQEGYATMPEFLGSEPPQKARPG
- a CDS encoding aminotransferase class I/II-fold pyridoxal phosphate-dependent enzyme produces the protein MSQTVGRPRIYLSPPNLDGREKELMLAAFDSNWITTMGPQVELFEREMCLELGVGHAVALSSGTAGLHLALMILGVGPGDEVMCADLTFAASVNAVKYCGAHPVLIDADPATWNLDPGLVEDELRRRARAGDSMPRAIMAVDLYGQCADYDAILAVAGRYGVPVVEDAAEALGAEMRGRRAGAFGAMGVLSFNGNKIITTSGGGMLVSDDGACIERARYLATQAREPVVHYQHSEVGYNYRLSNILAGIGRGQLERLGEKVDKKREVNRYYREALGHLPGIRFMPEAPYGKSNCWLTVILIDPDAFGTDREGVRLALERENIESRPVWKPMHLQPAFRDCRFLGGGVGEGFFERGLCLPSGTRLEEGDLERIVGIVAGACGVRP
- a CDS encoding acyl carrier protein, translating into MREKVAEILSTLLGREIAPGEECSMESERAWDSMKHIEIILTVEEETGVSFEAEEIPKLTSMARIVARLEDGGQA
- a CDS encoding HAD-IIIC family phosphatase, translated to MKGMMRHLFAEELRRLQLLRQAPDPGAEAVRIAVYRNHAFETVASVLDPFLAFSGLRAETSCSGYDDTFGFGRVFDADLNLIWVDAARYRAIDLGEWLGERAAALRERSPAPILLLVAGGADRRATEGVPDLWDFAVEDLLPPGGGGIYDPAREAATGTRLSGRACLEVARALGLRLIPAVLRPALKAVVLDLDQTLYEGVLGEDGPEGVRLTAAHAELQRHVRGLKEEGFLLAVASRNEEEDVRRLFERRPDFGLRWDDFAAVRINWKDKAENLAELASELHIGADAMLFVDDNPAEILNAEASGLGVRTLLAGDPADTLRMLRFYPGLLRLRTSSEDGLRTADIRANRERTALGETLAPRDYFARLRIRLQFGLDDESMAPRVAELAGKTNQFILGYRRYTEAEVRRLMGAGDGCVVTVRMSDRLSESGMIALLAARAEGERLLCEELAVSCRALGRHLENVMLPEMMRLAAAHLGTGKGALVAYRRGERNGPALEWLRSLTGDALVADEGRVPWAVPGRVDLEGLETEVRRWAKR
- a CDS encoding ketoacyl-ACP synthase III; this encodes MGKTVTFRHAGITGISSVYGARRISIDDEAGYYESGEQLERLKRTIGFDRRWVVDGPVTAADLCLEAARALMAGCRLSAADFDAVVFVTQTPDYGMPGNAHVVHRALSLPRSCIAFDLVYGCSGYVKGLLQAFMLAEQGFRRVLLLTGDTLSRIIDVRNRADAPVFGDAGCATVVERCEGERPSWFRLYSDGGGLEIMWQQAGAYRHPSSEETRREMVDEKGNVRRLEDFCMKGFEVFNFTLTEQPRLLREILEVSGCAAEEVDYFVFHQANRYIIETIAKKSGIPLEKAPRRTFSEFGNQSSASIPFTISNELSEQIGGKGARVVLQGYGIGLSWGACLLDLGRVRVLKPRVYGAGEPDE
- a CDS encoding ketoacyl-ACP synthase III, encoding MSKALLNHVRVRGIKTIVPDRFIDIDDEIEYFGNNVRQLERAKKMVGFGRRPVVPEGVTVVDLCERAASDLLGELGTDRGGIDALILVNQSPDYIFPASSYILHDRLGLGEECAVFDVGLGCSGYVYGLWLAHSLIASGASTRVLLVAGDAASTHADPRNRLYYPLFGDAASATLLEHEPGDNPAWFALGARGAGWDKIVAPAGGRRLPIRKDMCDVEVRDAAGNVWHPWDGIIRGMDVFNFTMEVAPANIRELLLFAGIGMEEIDFFALHQANRQIVEAIAAKTGIPKEKTTWETFSRYGNNSTTSVATVLCDQRDARPKLGRCLLSAFGVGLSWGAAVVGLEGCHNGGIGLLAAPAGLPAREDQVEGWIRHFKGEKR